In Deltaproteobacteria bacterium, a genomic segment contains:
- a CDS encoding DUF3500 domain-containing protein produces MVGSNRLPRPARRNRHRVRASVRPAKRQAQLIQTAGPVAARIREADLGAIHFAWAGPVESAAHAHYFRLHGTRLLVEHDNTQTP; encoded by the coding sequence ATCGTGGGGTCTAACCGGTTACCGCGGCCGGCGCGAAGAAATCGACATCGCGTGCGCGCGAGTGTTCGGCCCGCCAAGCGCCAGGCGCAATTGATCCAGACCGCCGGTCCCGTCGCGGCCCGCATCCGCGAGGCGGACCTCGGCGCGATCCACTTCGCGTGGGCCGGCCCCGTCGAGTCGGCGGCTCACGCGCACTACTTCAGGCTGCACGGGACGCGGCTTCTCGTGGAGCACGACAACACGCAGACGCCGTAG